The Arabidopsis thaliana chromosome 5, partial sequence genomic interval ttcttctcattcttctttgttatCGATCAAAACATGCATAAATCCAAAAGAAACCCGTCATTCTCCTCCACTCTCCTCGATGAAATCTACAATTCCATCGAtcctaaaacccaaaaaacacAACCTTATGTCGGCTCTGTTAACACTACTaccaaaaaacagagcattgtGACAAGATCGGTTCCTGACCGGAAAATCCACCGTGATCGTTTCTTTGGCTCtgtatcttcttcctctgattcCAACTCTAGTATTTTCTCATCTTCAGACACCGAACTAACTCACGGTAAGAAGACAACTTCTTCTAGGCCGTTATGTTTCGGTCCTTCTaagacaaaaccaagaaaaacagaggataaaACTCTGTTCCACCAAAACAGAGCTACCCGAGTGTACGACGACTACGATTACGCCTCCGACGTCCCAAAATTCAATAGACACGACGAGAATTGGGAGAATACGAGAAACAGAAGATCGGTGAAGAGCTCCGgaaaccaaaagaaaccaaaaactccAGCTTCACCTGGAGGAAGAATCGTTAACTTCTTAAATTCGTTGTTCAGCAACAATTCAAAACAATCCAATGCGGTTAAGAGTTATCCAAGGAAGACTAGTTACGATGATTCTGCTTACGTTAGGAAAACAAGTAATGATTATCATTCATCTACTACTACGtgttcttcagcttcttctttctcaaggTCGTGTATGAACAAAGGCTACGAGAAATCATCTGGGCGTATCAAAAGAAGCGTTAGATTTTCCCCGGTCAATGTTATCGTCCCCGAGAGCTTCAccagcaaagaagaagattatttCAGTAACGGTAACGCTAGAAAGTCGGTGAAGAAGAATGTGGAAGATGGAGGGAGGAGATCAGTGGAGGAGATAGCGAGAGAGTTCTTAAGAGATTATCACAAGAATCATGAAAACAGTTTGGTTAAGACTAATGGTTTTGAGGattatgaagatgatgatgaagacgatgatgatgatgatgttgcaAGTGATTCGAGTTCAGATCTGTTTGAGCTTGATTTAGTTggaaatcatcatcatcataatgtGTACGGAGATGAACTTCCTGTGTATGAAACCACTTTTGCTGGTTTGATCTTGTgaaactttttctcttttctcttttttgttcatgtttatttgttaatttagaTTTTCGTTGTATAAGTTTTAATCCATGTGattgttgaaaaaaagaaaaaaatcgcATGTGATTCTCcacttttgtgtttgattcaGTAACTATGTTGtgttataaattttgtgtttgtaaaAATTTGATCCAATCATGTTTTATTAGATCATTTTAGCTTTCAATTCTTCTGTttattatctaaaataaaaaggtttaaaaaaaaaaaagaatataaactATTACActaatttttatgtatgtATTATAGAGTTacacataaattttttttaaaaaatctttcgTTAAAAACCGTTACACTAATTCTAAGCACAAATTGAAGGTTCAATGTAAAGTATAAATGTTATAGGTGAACAAAACATCAATGTTTAACACAAACGCATAGGCTATAAATGCAAGCATAAGCACAAACACAATAGACTAAACAAAAGCTCTTAATAAAATCCACAAACATgaatttttagggtttcaaaGCTAAAACGCCAAACACAAATGTATATTTCTTATCAAATGTATGTCTCACTCATGTACTATTTTAGGCTCAATCAGCTCTTGCAACGTAACTATTCGATTCGTGCTTTTctttaagttttgaaaataatattgttgAGAAGGATCCGATCCGTGCAAAGTAAAATGATTTGCGGGAGATAATTATGTGAAATAAAGTGGTTGATGATCCCAAAGGCAAAAACCCCAAGCTACCaacctttctctttttctatgtATCTATCACATGCTTTAGATCCAAATTTTCATGAATGCTAACActttttcaatataatttcattttttcatttctttacacatttaatattaagaaaagctcataatttatttgattaaggCTTTTACGGTGAAATGGAAATTTAGGGCAGCACAGCTACAAAATCAACAACTATACACATGCCTATACAATTGGTCATAATTCACTAATATGATGTGCATATAGGAGCAGAACATTGTTTCgaaatcatattttttgtccaataaattgaaaaacacGCTACAACATTGGTCCATCAAGTAGTATTCATGTAGAATGTACGTTTGACTCGCTTTTCTTGGAAAAAAACCTATCTTTAAAATagttatgtttaatttcaccaaaacaaccgttttgatatttttacaTGCATATGTATATGTGAAAGTAACACATGCATGTTGTATATATCTTATAGTATAATAAAGCATGTTGAGTAATAAAACATCGAATCGATGATATGTACGTAAAAGTGTTTTGTTGtgtataaaaagaaaagaaagatgggAAATCGAGAAATTCGATATCCAAATGAGAAGCAAAGGGTGATTGATGAGGATCGTGAATGGACACATTAAAGCTTAATAAAAtcgaaaataaatttaaaaagaaaaagggtaattttaaaataaagtgaAAGTAGTATTTGTAGCGATGGATGAACATGAAGTACTGATATGCTTCCATGGGAACAGAGAAAGTCGAGAGCTTTTGCtttacttctcttttttcactTTGATCATCTTTAAAAGTTCCGATTACAATCTTCTCCATTACTTCTCGACAATAAAAACTAATACTTCCTACACGGACGGTCTCACGTACACATGACCCATTTTCAGTTCCGTGTCAagtcattttgatttttgtttaaaattgttgGAGGTTGATACcttttagtttaaatattGCTTTGTAATGTTAGCTTTATCATTTAGTTTTGATTCTATAGGATATTTTGCTTATATCAAAGTA includes:
- a CDS encoding rho GTPase-activating protein (unknown protein; BEST Arabidopsis thaliana protein match is: unknown protein (TAIR:AT3G13980.1); Has 1807 Blast hits to 1807 proteins in 277 species: Archae - 0; Bacteria - 0; Metazoa - 736; Fungi - 347; Plants - 385; Viruses - 0; Other Eukaryotes - 339 (source: NCBI BLink).), with product MHKSKRNPSFSSTLLDEIYNSIDPKTQKTQPYVGSVNTTTKKQSIVTRSVPDRKIHRDRFFGSVSSSSDSNSSIFSSSDTELTHGKKTTSSRPLCFGPSKTKPRKTEDKTLFHQNRATRVYDDYDYASDVPKFNRHDENWENTRNRRSVKSSGNQKKPKTPASPGGRIVNFLNSLFSNNSKQSNAVKSYPRKTSYDDSAYVRKTSNDYHSSTTTCSSASSFSRSCMNKGYEKSSGRIKRSVRFSPVNVIVPESFTSKEEDYFSNGNARKSVKKNVEDGGRRSVEEIAREFLRDYHKNHENSLVKTNGFEDYEDDDEDDDDDDVASDSSSDLFELDLVGNHHHHNVYGDELPVYETTFAGLIL